In one window of Neisseria subflava DNA:
- a CDS encoding pseudouridine synthase has product MQNNDSETMRLSKRMAQLGLCSRREADSYIEQGWVKVNGQTAVLGQKVTERDRIDLNKQAHEKQAARVTILLNKPVGYVSAQAEKGYKSAAELITADNHWEGDDSRIPFSEKHKFGLAPAGRLDIDSVGLLVLTQDGRIAKQLIGENSSSEKEYLVRVRGKLDDKGLALLNHGLSLDGEKLRHAKVEWQNEDQLRFILRQGKKRQIRRMCELVGLRVVGLKRIRMGKVKLGRLPPGKWRYLRADESF; this is encoded by the coding sequence ATGCAAAACAACGATTCCGAAACCATGCGTCTCTCCAAACGCATGGCACAATTAGGTTTATGCTCGCGCCGTGAGGCAGACAGCTACATCGAGCAAGGCTGGGTCAAAGTCAACGGCCAAACCGCCGTACTTGGTCAAAAAGTCACCGAGCGTGACCGCATTGACCTCAACAAACAAGCTCATGAAAAACAAGCCGCGCGCGTCACCATCCTTCTGAACAAACCCGTCGGCTACGTCAGTGCGCAGGCAGAAAAAGGCTATAAATCTGCCGCCGAACTCATTACCGCCGACAACCATTGGGAAGGCGACGACAGCCGTATCCCTTTCAGCGAAAAGCACAAATTCGGCTTAGCTCCTGCCGGCCGCCTGGATATTGACTCTGTCGGATTATTGGTGCTCACCCAAGATGGCCGCATCGCCAAACAACTGATTGGCGAAAACAGCAGCAGCGAAAAAGAATACCTTGTCCGCGTCCGCGGCAAACTGGACGACAAAGGCCTCGCCCTGCTCAACCACGGCTTGAGTTTGGACGGAGAAAAATTGCGCCACGCCAAAGTCGAATGGCAAAACGAAGACCAGTTGCGCTTTATTTTGCGACAAGGCAAAAAACGTCAAATCCGCCGCATGTGCGAACTGGTCGGCCTGCGTGTCGTCGGTTTGAAACGCATCCGTATGGGCAAGGTCAAACTCGGCAGACTGCCGCCGGGAAAATGGCGTTATTTACGCGCTGACGAATCGTTTTAA
- a CDS encoding carbon starvation CstA family protein gives MKSLKSFLIWGIVVLVGLASFTTLALSRGEQVSAIWMVTAAISVYCIAYRFYSLYIANRVMQLDPNRLTPAERHNDGLDYVPTHKGVLFGHHFAAIAGAGPLVGPVLAAQMGYLPGTLWIIFGVVFAGAVQDMMVLFVSMRRDGKSLGDIVKQELGTVPGVIASIGILMIMVIIMAVLALIVVKALVHSPWGTFTIAATMPIALFMGIYTRYIRPGKIGEISIVGFILLMLAVIYGEDVAHSSFGHWFDLDGIQLTWAIMIYGFVASVLPVWLLLTPRDYLSTFLKIGTIAALALGIVIVNPTLQMPAVTHFIDGSGPVFSGALFPFLFITIACGAVSGFHALISSGTTPKMLENETHVRMIGYGGMIMESFVAIMALAAAASLDPGVYFAMNSPAALIGTDANTAAEVITTKLNFPVDAATLLHTAKEVGENTILSRAGGAPTLAVGMAHIMSRLIPGEAMMAFWYHFALLFEALFILTAVDAGTRVARFMIQDLGSIFYKPFGNTDSIPANLVATFLAVALWGYFLYTGVTDPLGGINSLWPLFGIANQMLAGVALIMCTVVLVKMKRDRYVWVTLVPAVGVLFVTCYAGLQKLFHSDPRVSFLAHAGKYRDALASGKVLAPAKDIGEMSQIIFNDQINAGLTALFLAVVVIVAVYGFHTAMKARKVGWPTAKEIPAVYRDGKQPEAQNEA, from the coding sequence ATGAAATCGCTCAAATCATTTTTGATCTGGGGTATTGTGGTTCTGGTAGGCTTGGCCTCCTTTACCACTTTAGCTCTCAGCCGTGGCGAGCAGGTCAGTGCGATTTGGATGGTTACGGCCGCCATTTCGGTATACTGCATTGCCTACCGTTTTTACAGTCTTTACATTGCCAACCGTGTGATGCAGCTTGATCCTAACCGTCTGACTCCGGCAGAACGCCATAATGACGGCTTGGACTATGTTCCCACACATAAAGGCGTACTGTTCGGCCACCACTTTGCCGCTATTGCCGGCGCAGGCCCTTTGGTTGGTCCTGTATTGGCAGCGCAAATGGGTTATCTGCCCGGTACTTTGTGGATTATCTTCGGCGTGGTATTTGCCGGTGCCGTACAGGATATGATGGTACTGTTTGTTTCTATGCGCCGTGATGGTAAGTCTTTGGGCGATATCGTTAAACAAGAACTCGGTACCGTCCCAGGCGTGATTGCATCCATCGGTATTTTGATGATTATGGTCATCATTATGGCGGTGTTGGCGCTGATCGTTGTAAAAGCATTGGTTCACAGCCCTTGGGGTACGTTCACCATCGCAGCGACTATGCCGATTGCCCTGTTTATGGGTATCTACACCCGTTATATCCGTCCGGGCAAAATTGGCGAAATTTCCATCGTCGGCTTTATCTTGTTGATGTTGGCCGTGATTTACGGTGAAGATGTTGCCCACAGCTCCTTTGGTCACTGGTTCGACCTTGACGGCATTCAGCTGACTTGGGCGATTATGATTTACGGTTTCGTGGCTTCCGTATTGCCGGTTTGGCTCTTGCTGACTCCGCGTGACTATCTGTCTACCTTCCTGAAAATCGGTACGATTGCAGCTTTGGCTTTGGGTATCGTTATTGTTAACCCGACTCTGCAAATGCCTGCAGTTACCCACTTTATCGATGGTTCCGGTCCGGTATTCTCCGGTGCATTGTTCCCATTCTTGTTCATTACCATTGCTTGTGGTGCGGTTTCAGGCTTCCATGCGCTGATTTCTTCCGGTACCACACCAAAAATGCTGGAAAACGAAACCCACGTCCGCATGATCGGTTACGGCGGCATGATTATGGAAAGCTTTGTGGCCATTATGGCTCTGGCTGCCGCCGCTTCGCTTGATCCAGGCGTGTACTTCGCGATGAACAGCCCGGCCGCGCTAATTGGTACAGATGCCAACACAGCTGCCGAAGTTATTACCACTAAACTGAACTTCCCTGTTGATGCTGCAACCTTGTTGCACACTGCTAAAGAAGTGGGCGAAAACACCATTCTGTCTCGTGCAGGTGGCGCACCAACCCTCGCAGTCGGTATGGCACACATCATGAGTCGTCTGATTCCGGGTGAAGCCATGATGGCGTTCTGGTATCACTTTGCCTTGCTGTTTGAAGCCTTGTTCATCTTGACCGCGGTTGACGCCGGTACACGCGTTGCCCGTTTCATGATTCAAGACCTGGGCAGTATCTTCTACAAACCATTTGGTAACACCGACTCTATCCCTGCCAACTTGGTTGCAACATTCTTGGCTGTGGCATTGTGGGGTTACTTCCTCTATACCGGCGTAACCGATCCTCTGGGTGGTATCAACTCGCTCTGGCCGTTGTTCGGTATTGCCAACCAAATGCTCGCAGGCGTAGCGTTGATTATGTGTACCGTTGTATTGGTGAAAATGAAACGCGACCGCTATGTTTGGGTAACCTTGGTTCCTGCTGTCGGCGTATTGTTTGTGACCTGCTATGCCGGTTTGCAAAAACTGTTCCACAGCGACCCACGCGTCAGCTTCTTGGCTCACGCAGGCAAATACCGCGATGCCTTGGCTTCAGGCAAAGTCCTTGCTCCAGCTAAAGACATTGGCGAAATGTCACAAATCATCTTCAACGACCAAATCAATGCCGGTCTGACCGCTTTGTTCCTGGCAGTTGTCGTGATTGTCGCCGTATACGGTTTCCATACTGCCATGAAAGCCCGCAAAGTCGGCTGGCCAACTGCTAAAGAAATTCCAGCAGTGTACCGCGACGGTAAACAGCCGGAGGCTCAGAATGAAGCATAA